In Ailuropoda melanoleuca isolate Jingjing chromosome 7, ASM200744v2, whole genome shotgun sequence, one genomic interval encodes:
- the GJB2 gene encoding gap junction beta-2 protein, with product MDWSTLQTILGGVNKHSTSIGKIWLTVLFIFRIMILVVAAKEVWGDEQADFVCNTLQPGCKNVCYDHYFPISHIRLWALQLIFVSTPALLVAMHVAYRRHEKKRKFIKGEIKSEFKDIEEIKSQKVRIEGSLWWTYTSSIFFRVIFEAVFMYVFYIMYDGFSMQRLVKCNAWPCPNTVDCFVSRPTEKTVFTVFMIAVSGICILLNVTELCYLLIRYCSGKSKKPV from the coding sequence ATGGATTGGAGCACACTACAGACGATTCTGGGGGGTGTCAATAAACACTCCACCAGTATTGGGAAAATCTGGCTCACGGTCCTCTTCATTTTTCGCATTATGATCCTTGTGGTAGCTGCAAAGGAAGTATGGGGAGATGAGCAAGCCGATTTTGTCTGCAACACTCTACAGCCTGGGTGCAAAAATGTGTGCTATGATCACTATTTCCCTATCTCTCACATCCGCCTCTGGGCTCTCCAGTTGATCTTTGTGTCCACACCGGCTCTCTTGGTGGCCATGCATGTTGCCTACCGGAGACACgagaagaaaaggaagttcaTTAAGGGAGAGATAAAGAGTGAATTTAAAGACATCGAAGAGATCAAAAGCCAGAAGGTCCGCATTGAAGGGTCACTGTGGTGGACCTACACCAGCAGCATCTTCTTCCGGGTCATCTTTGAAGCGGTCTTCATGTACGTCTTCTATATCATGTATGATGGGTTCTCCATGCAGCGTTTGGTGAAATGCAATGCGTGGCCTTGTCCCAATACAGTGGACTGCTTTGTTTCCAGGCCCACGGAAAAGACTGTCTTTACGGTTTTCATGATTGCAGTGTCTGGAATTTGCATACtgctaaatgtcactgaattgtgtTATTTGCTAATTAGATATTGTTCCGGAAAGTCGAAAAAACCAGTTTAA